ATTTCTTGGGGAGGATTTGTCGACACGCAATATGCGTTTGATTTTAATAATCCGCCAAATGGGGATCGTGCGTTCTCGACCCAGCCTTCCAGGTCCAATGAGTTTAACCTGAACCTCGGCTATTTAGACGTCAACGTCGACGCTCCAAAACTCCGGGGAAGATTTGCGCTTCAGGCCGGCACTTCGGTGCAGAGCAATTATTCGGGGGAACCCCAGAGAGGCTCTATCAGTGGCCCCGAACTTTCTCGTCACATCCAGGAGGCGCGTCTCGGGTATAAGATCTCAGATAAAACCTGGGTCGATGCCGGAATTTTCTTTGCCCATGTGGGAGCAGAGACATGGATTTCTCGCGACAACATAGTTCTCACTCGCTCCTGGGTTGCCGATTATTCACCTTATTATCTTTCTGGAGTAAAGCTCACTCACACCGCCAGTGACTCGCTCACTCTTCAGTTTTTGGTGATCAATGGCTGGCAGAACATTTCTGAGAACAACACCGATAAAAATATAGGAACTGGAATTGAGTATTCGTGGGATCGTTTTTCAGTCGTCTACAACACACTGATCGGTAATGAGATCTCTCCTGATTTGAATGGATTGCCTCGAAACTCAGAGTTTCGTCATTACCACAACTTGATTCTACGAAGCAAAAATGCCGAAAACTTTGAGTGGGCCGCAGAGTTCGATATTGGATTTCAAGAAAAACCAGAGAGTTCAAACTCAAGCCAATGGTTTGGAGTTTCATTGATGGGTCGATATAAAATTTCGGAGGATCAAAAAGTGTCTCTCCGCCTTGAACATTTTAATGACCCCGATCAAGTCATCCTAGTGACGAATCGTCCTGAGAGTTTCAACGGATGGGGCGGGTCGCTTGGGTTTGATCAAATTCTTGAACACGGTCTTTCGTGGAGAAATGAGCTTCGATATCTTCGGGCCGACGCCAACGTTTTTCCGAAAAGCGCATCTGATTTTTCAAAAGAGAACTTAACGCTCACGACATCATTGGCGCTGTCGTTTTAGGAGAATTTCGTGAGCTTGTTTGGATTTTTTTGATGGAGTGGTCTTGGGGTGATAGATCATCTGGTCCATCCAGGAT
This genomic interval from Bdellovibrionales bacterium contains the following:
- a CDS encoding porin — its product is MKNLVIATFILSVSSFSLAEESKPHISWGGFVDTQYAFDFNNPPNGDRAFSTQPSRSNEFNLNLGYLDVNVDAPKLRGRFALQAGTSVQSNYSGEPQRGSISGPELSRHIQEARLGYKISDKTWVDAGIFFAHVGAETWISRDNIVLTRSWVADYSPYYLSGVKLTHTASDSLTLQFLVINGWQNISENNTDKNIGTGIEYSWDRFSVVYNTLIGNEISPDLNGLPRNSEFRHYHNLILRSKNAENFEWAAEFDIGFQEKPESSNSSQWFGVSLMGRYKISEDQKVSLRLEHFNDPDQVILVTNRPESFNGWGGSLGFDQILEHGLSWRNELRYLRADANVFPKSASDFSKENLTLTTSLALSF